A genomic window from Pirellulaceae bacterium includes:
- a CDS encoding PEP-CTERM sorting domain-containing protein yields the protein MWKQSRVGSATIVFVVFAFAVTVGRSEGITVRFDQEVYQVSGPGETVVAQVLIDGDSSREGLQPISAGLFSAGITMMFDGEKAEIGTVADVTIQRELNYFGFSAPALIELTSTGEVSLHGNVSQSNSPPVAYQGAPLAKVVLTNRASAIDSYPLELDFSRDLGPNEDFFVDGSGVTRDTQIIFLPSRVVVTGADEPGDFDGDGVLDVQDLDLLADAVGVGGQAATFDLNDDSRVDFEDLRLFVEGPTFLNSWIGDANLDGEFASGDFVTVFVAGLYERGLPATWSQGDWNADGFFDSGDFVSAFVSGGYESGKRADALAVPEPSSVLLLAIGALLFWHRR from the coding sequence ATGTGGAAACAATCAAGAGTTGGCAGTGCAACGATCGTCTTCGTGGTTTTCGCCTTTGCCGTAACAGTTGGTCGTTCGGAGGGAATTACCGTTCGATTCGATCAAGAGGTGTATCAGGTGAGCGGGCCGGGAGAAACGGTTGTCGCTCAGGTACTCATCGATGGCGACTCCAGTCGTGAAGGTCTTCAGCCGATTTCTGCTGGGTTATTTAGCGCCGGCATTACCATGATGTTCGATGGGGAGAAAGCGGAGATTGGAACGGTTGCGGATGTAACGATCCAACGTGAACTGAACTATTTCGGTTTTTCAGCGCCGGCTTTGATCGAGTTGACGTCAACGGGCGAAGTTTCTTTGCATGGAAATGTCTCTCAATCCAATTCTCCTCCGGTAGCTTATCAAGGGGCTCCACTTGCAAAAGTGGTGCTCACCAATCGTGCAAGCGCGATCGACAGTTACCCATTAGAGCTTGATTTCAGTCGTGATCTTGGGCCGAATGAGGACTTTTTTGTGGACGGTAGTGGTGTCACTCGGGATACGCAAATCATCTTCTTGCCATCTCGGGTGGTCGTGACTGGGGCAGACGAACCCGGAGATTTTGACGGTGATGGTGTTTTGGATGTGCAAGATCTTGATTTGTTGGCGGATGCGGTCGGAGTGGGAGGGCAGGCAGCAACGTTCGATTTGAACGATGATAGTCGGGTCGACTTCGAGGATTTACGGTTGTTTGTGGAAGGCCCGACTTTCCTGAATTCATGGATCGGTGACGCGAATCTGGACGGGGAATTTGCGAGCGGCGATTTTGTGACCGTTTTCGTTGCGGGGCTGTACGAGCGGGGTTTGCCCGCGACCTGGAGCCAGGGCGATTGGAACGCGGACGGTTTTTTCGATAGTGGTGATTTCGTTTCCGCTTTCGTAAGTGGCGGTTACGAAAGTGGTAAGCGAGCTGATGCGCTGGCGGTTCCGGAACCGTCCAGCGTCCTGCTGCTGGCGATCGGTGCACTTCTGTTCTGGCACCGGCGTTAA